The genomic stretch TGATTTTTCATGATGTATTTCATATCATTTAATTGTATAATAATTGGTTGCTTAAGTTTTAATGCCTTTCCAACCGCTATGGATTGTCTTTCTTCCAGAGTAGGCAAAGTATTTGAATAATCTGTACCAATATAATTTTCTAAAAATTGTTTACCGGTATCATCAAAAACCCTTAAAGCGAAAATTGTATTGCATTGATTCAATACACTTTTACTAATATTAGCAGTTCTTTGAGTTATAATTAATGAACCTAAACCATATTTTCTTCCTTGTAATAAAACCTTAGCAGTACCATTAACAGCTGTTTTGTCTCCTTCATTCGCAACAGAATTCCATTCAGGAATCAATGAATGAGCTTCTTCAAAAACAATCAAAACACGGGCTGTGTTATTTTCGCTCGGAGGATAATGCATTAAAACTTTAAGTATTTCCTCGGAAATTATTCTTGTTTTTTCAGTTTGAGTCATTGAGGTTGCAATCACATTAAATCCGATTTTCTCTCCTTTGGAAGCTTTATGTAAATCTGGATTATAAATTCTTACTCTTTTATCATTATTGAATTCAAAATTTTCAGGCAATTCTTCCTGATTAAAAAAGAAATTAATTAAATCTTTTTTTACTTCTTTACGATACAACGATTGATTTCCGCTCTTCTCTGGTATCTGTTTCTGACCATCTATATGAATATGATTGTAGGTTGCATTAATTGAATTGAAAGCATTTTGATCATCAGCTTTTATCAAAGCGTCATCAATATATTTTGGCAACTTTGAATCAAGCATGTATTCATTTGTAATGTCAATACAAACAATTTTTAAATCTTCAATATTATCCAGTAATTTTTTAACAAGTTCAAAGGTTAATCTTGATTTGCCTATTCCTAAAATTCCAAGTATTGCTGTATTATGAGTTACAAGTGAATGATAATCTTTTATTGGAATATGAAAATTTGTACCAGGCAATCTACCTATTGAATTTTCGGCGATATTCTTAAGTTGTTCCTCCGAAATATTACCATTTGAAAAACCAAATACAGGTTCATAAATTTTTGGCAACCATTTTCTTGTTTTCAATTCATGTTGATCTTCATCATAAAATCCTAATTTTCGTGCATAGGCCAGTTCGTAACCATATCTATCTTTAAACTCAAGAGGCTCTTCACCTGTCAAACCATCCATTAATTGATATATGGTTTCATTTTCATAAATCGTAGAGGTAACTATTTCCCCTTCATTTATTTCATTACTACCAAGATGTTGGAAAACAATTTTATTTATGTTGGAACCCTTTTCAATATAACCTATAAAATTTTCCCTATTTAAATAGAGTTTACTTTTCGTTACCTTATTCTTTATCGTTGATGGAAGAGAATCCAAAGAGTTTATTTTAGAAACAGAGTTCAAGGATTTAAGAATTGATTTTAAACCATCATATGCCAACCTATGATTTTGAGGTATTTTTATTGGTTCATTATCTTCATCGGTTAATAAATAAATTTCTAACCATAATTTATTTAGAAGTTGTTTTTTATTTATTATAATTCCAATGGACTTTGATAACTTTTCATTTTCGATTGTGACTAAATCCCCTAAAGTGACACTCGATTTCTTGTGTTTTAAATAATCAATCTCCACATGGTACAGAAGTGGGTTCTCACAACTTATAGCAGTTCCAAGTTCTTCGACATCTAATTTTTCATTCTTAAATAATGATCCTAGAAATTCTACAGCTTTTCCGATTATGTCAAAAAAGACAATACATATCCAAAAAGCGAGTAAAACAACAAATGCAACAACATCTGGGTTGTCAATGTTCAAGAAGTAGGAATATATTGCAGGAATATAAATAAAGGAGAATAGTACCCTACTATTCCCAACAACAGTGGAGAATTTATACGCAATCCTATTAATCTTATCCACTATTTCACCCTCAAAATTTTTCAGAAAGATTGTCAAAAGACTGCTAAAAAGTACCAAGAATGAAATTGCCAATACAACTTCATAAAAAACAAATTTAGATTTATCCGTAATTGTCAACAATGTAATAAGCAATGCCAAAGAGTTAGCTATTGCATCGGTTGGCTTACTGAAAAATGGCTCCGCGATGTACTTTCCCAAAATAATTAATAGTGCCCCAGAAAAGAACCAAATTCTTTTATCATTTGAAGTGTCCCATAGTAAATCATTATAATTTCCATCTATTATGGTAAACAAAATGAATAAAACAACCAAGTAAAGGATTGCAACAATAACTCTTTGCAGTTGTGTTAGTTTCACTCGCATTTTAGTAGTGATATAGTTAGTGGTTGGGAAACTTTATAGCCAAATATAAGTCTTTAACACGTAACAGCTTACGGAAAACCGTAACCCTATAAAAAAAGCCCTTTAGGCTTTCTCCAACCTTCCCAAAAACCCAACCTCCCCACCTCCCCTTTTTACCCATTTTTTAAATCCGTTGGTTCAAAACGGCCATTCCTCAATTCAAAAGGGGCATTCGTCAATTGGGGTACGTAAAATAATTGCATATTGTGTAGTTTGGTAAAAAAATAAGAGTATGACTACACTTGAGACGATAAACACCTTACAAATTGTATGCTTGGTACTATTGGGATTCATCATTTTTATGGTAGGCTGGCTCCTTGGAGCCGAGTTTTCCAGAAAATACAGATGTTAAAACAATACCTCAGGTTTTATACCGTTCGTACACACTCCAAACCCACTTAAACCTACTTGGCCATTTTTTGGAGAGACCCCAATATTCAGAACATTTTAGCCTATATCGGAGATGGGCGATACACTATTAGGATAGACCGGTTGCGCAGCGGCGAAATCCGCTACCTGTGCTGGAACAAGCGCAACGGCATCCTTACCAGGCCCAACCTGATCCTTGGAAATGGCGAAGTAAGGGAGTCTGCCGACGGAGATACCACCGAGTACGTGTTTGTGCACGAGGAAAGTACGTTTTCGGTAGAGCACATACATCCCCCAAAAAGCGGGATGCCCAACTACTATTTTGTGGAGGTCACCGATAAGGACCAAAAAAAAAGTACTTGGAAAATGGAGCAATTGCCCATCCCCAAGTACCTCGAATCGTTATTTTAAAAAAGGTTATCCCTTGTAAGTCACCCTGTAAATGGCGTTGCCCTCATCGTCGGAGATGAGCAGGGAACCATCTTGCAGGAACAGTAAATCCACCGGCCTACCAAATGCCTCTTGCGATTCTTCGTCCAGCCAGCCATCTATAAAAGGTTCGTAGCTTACGGCCTCGCCGTTTTCCAGTTTTACCATGCTTACCCGGTACCCCACTTTTTTGGAACGGTTCCAAGAACCGTGCTCTGCCATAAACGCGTGGCCGGTATATGTATCGGGGAACATGGGGCCTTGGCCAAACTTAACGCCCAAAGCCGCTACGTGGGCCTGCAATGGCTGCACCGGCGCCACAAAATCGGAACAGGGTCGCTGGTCGCCATACTCGGGATCTTTAATGGTTCCGCCATGGCAGAACGGATACCCAAAATGCTGGCCTACCTCTGTTAATTTGTTCAGCTCTCCCGGAGGGGTATCATCGCCCATCATATCCCTGTTGTTATCGGTAAACCAAAGTTCCTTGGTCTCCGGGTGCCACGTAAACCCTACGGTGTTCCGTACACCGTGCGCTACGATCTCCCGGTTGCTGCCATCGAGGTCCATTCGGGTAATGGAGGCATAACGCTTGTCCACCGTGGCGCTGTCGCAAATATTGCAGGGGGCGCCAACGGGCACGTACAATTTGTCGTCGGGGCCAAAAGCGATGTATTTCCAGCCGTGGTGGAACTCGGTGGGGTAATCATCGTAGACCAGTTCGGGTTCCTTCGGGTTTTCCAACTGGGACTCGATATCCGCGTACTTGAACATTTTGCTCACCGCTGCAACGTACAGGTCGCCATTTTTGAACGCAACCCCGTTGGGCTGCTCCAGATCGGAGGCAATGGTATAGGTCTTGTCTACCTTGTAGTCGCCATCGGAATCTTTGAGCGCATAGACTTTTCCCTCGTTACGGGTGCCCACAAATAGGGTTCCATCGTCGCCCATGGCCATGGAACGGGCCCCTTCAATATTTTCCGCATATACGTCTATGCTAAATCCATCGGGCAGGTTGAGGCGGTCCAGTGGCAAATCGGTGGTGGTTTCGGTATTTTCCGCTACTTCTTCTTGGGTCGGTTCCTCTTGGTCCTTTTTGTTTTCCTTACAGGCCACAAAAGCCGTCAAGAGCATCAAAATAAATATTGACCGTTGGGTCAAGGTGTACATTTTCATTTTACTAGTTTAGATGTTTTGGTTTCTGAATCAATAAAGCTATGACAAAATGATGGAAAGTGGAAGGATATCCCACGGCAATGGTCGAAAGAGCCAAATGAAATTGGTTCCTCCCTATTTTCTATTCCTTCTTTTGATACTCGGAAAGGTCGCCCTGATACCAAATATTGGTACGATGGCTACTGGATACCGTTAGGCGGGCATTGCCATTTGGGTAAAGTTGGGCGATCACCTGATAATTCTCGGATTCGTTGCTGATGTTGAACCGCATGGTCTTGCCGGAATCCTTTTTATTTGGGGAAACGGAAAAGTCCCTGGGTATGCCCTCAAACTTGATGCCTGCCTTGTTTTGGTTGTAAAAACCGCCCAATTGGCGCTCCCCGAAGAAGGGCAGATCGGCCTCTACGCTGTCGCCCACCATGCGCAGATAGCCGCCCGAGCCGGAAATGTCTATACGGCTAGCGGTACTGCCAAAGGGCAAAAGCCCTGCATTTGCGATACTGTTCAAGCCTTGGCTGGCCATGGGCTGGGCCCAATTGGCATCAATCTGAAATTGTTGGTTTTGGATCATTTTGTCCAAAGCGGCGATTGCTTCCGGCGATGACTGGTCCTTGCTCGAGGCACAGGCCACTGACATCAAAAGAAAAAGATAAGCTCCAAATTTTAGGATAGACTTCATTGTTTTACGTGTTTACTTCATTCAAAATACAAAAAAGCAATGCCAATTCCGAGACAAATAACGGAGTCTTAACGTTTAAAGCGCTCAAAAATGGCCAAGGTCTTTTTGGTATTGATGAAATAGACACCTGTCAGCAATATGGCCGCCGCCAGAATGGATTGCAGGGTAATCTGTTCGTCCAAAAAATACCAGCCCAACAACAGTGCTACAATGGGGTTCACATAAGTGGAGGTGGCCACTTTTTCCGGGGAAACGGTCTTGAGCAGGTAGTTGAACGAGGTAAAGGCCAAGATACTGCCAAAAAAGATGAGCAACAGCATCGAAATCTGCACATCGCCGCTCCAAGCCAATGGGGACGACCATTCTTCACCAAACCCAAGGCTCATCAAACTTAAAATAAGGCCCGCAAAGAACATTTGGTAGCCCGTGTTCACAAAGTAATTGGTGGGCAGGTCGGCTTTCGCCACAAAAAGACTGGCATAGGCCCAACAGAGCATACAAAAGAATATCATTGCCATTCCCACGATGGACTCTTCTTGGGCAATGATCTGTTTTTGGCTCACCAGCAGGTAAATGCCCACAATGCCCAAAACCACTCCCACTACGGACATGGGCTGTATTTTTTTTCCTTGGAGTATACGCATCATCAAAAGGATAATGAGCGGTTGGGACGATATTTCGAGGGCCGCGAAGCCGGTATCCACATAACGCAGCGCCCAAACGACCAAACCGTTGCCGACACTCAAAAAAAGTATGCCCGCAATAACGGAGTTGAGCAATTGCTTTTTGGTAATGCGCAACGAAATCCCCATAAGTTTTGCCAAGATAAAAATACAGAGTCCCGCCACGGTGAACCTGCAGCTCGCCAACATAAACGGTTCCAGTTCCATAACGGCTATCTTGTTCAGCAAATAGGTGGAGCCCCATATAAAATAGATGGCAAAAAATGCGAGGATGACAAGTACGGAGTTTGAGGATTTTGCCACGGAAAGACGGTTTTAGTGTCCGGCAAAATTACGCATGAATATTGGGCAAAAGGGGATTTGTTGAAAATTTAGGATAAAATCCAAGTTACAGAGGCTTGTTAAGGTCGAACAGGTATGCCGCGAACTCGCTTTCCAATATTTTAAAACGGTCCAGATGGGATTTGATTTCGGTGGTATCCGTTTCCGTTAGGTCCACCTTTTGATTTCTTATTTTGGACAACACTCTTTTTTGATGCTTCCTAAATTCCTGGATATGCCTATTGAGCTCGTAAAACTTTTCGAACCGCTGCGGGCATTTGGGCTCATACGTGTACGAATTGAGCTTTTCGGAAAGCCGTTGTACCATACGTTCGTTTCTTTCCACCCTAACAAGAAGTTCCTGTTTGTGCTCAATAGTGTTGGGGCTTATACTTTGCATGGCTTTACAAGATTTTAATGGTGTAACGTGTTGTTCACTATTAAGTTAAAACAATTCTTGCAATACTGTAACGGCTTAACTCACATTTAATAGTTTATTTAACATCTGGCCATAAAAAAAGCCCGGTTTTATCCGGGCCTTATGTTCTGCAAAGAGAAAGACCTTTAATTTTCTGTCTGCTCTTTGGCTTCCTCTTTAAGCTCGTCGCTGGCTATAATGGCCAACTCCACACGTCTGTTCGCTGCTTTTCCCGAAGCTGTTTCGTTGCTTTCGATAGGTTGCTCCTCGCCGTACCATTTAGTGGTAAAACGTCCGCTGGAAATACCTTTGGACACCAAATAACTGGTTACCGCTTGGGCCCTGCGTTGTGAAAGCCCCATGTTGTAATCGGCAGCTCCATCGGAATCGGTATGGCCTTCGACCAAGATGTTGGTTTTTGGGTATTCCTTAAAGATTCCTGCCAATTTGTCCAATGTAGTGGCAGAAGCGCCTTTGATATCGGATTTGTTGGTGTCAAAATAAACACCGTTCTCTCCGCTAAAGGTAACGTTGATACCCTCGCCTACCCTTTGCACTTCGGCACCTGGGATTTCTTGCTCGATTTTTTCGGCCTGCCTGTCCATACGGTTACCTATATAACCACCGGCGGCTCCACCCACCACAGCACCGATAATGGCGCCCAGCGCGGTGTTTCCTTTACCAACGTTGTTACCGATGACACCACCGATAACGGCACCGCCACCGGCACCGATTGCAGCACCTTTTTGGGTGTTGTTGGCATTTTTGACAGCATCACAGCTAATGATCATGGTCAACGCTAAAAAAGCAGTTGCACCTTTCAATACAATATTTTTCATGTAATTATTTTTTTGAGAATTCGTAAACAATGGTCACACTCTGACCGTCAACCGAAACATTGGAGTTAAGCGTCATAGACTGCTCGGACAAACTAACAATGTTCAAACGGTATCCGTAACCTCCAGAGATATCCTTTCGGTTTTCATCAATAAACTTGAACTGTAATTGACTCTGGTAATTTTGTTCCGGCTCCACAACGGACCATCTAAAAAAACGGTCGCCTCCTTGGCAGAGGGAACTTGGAGCTATCGTATAGCGCCCAGTACTGTTATTGTCCCTAAAAAACCACTCACTGTCCTCAAAGCAGATATCCTCTGCATCGTTGAAGATGGTGGATTTAAAGTTTCCGGAAGCATTTTGGTAGTAAACATTGTCCAAGTTCCAAGTTCCGCTGAACAAGTCTCGCTGTGTTCTAGCGCTTTTGGAAACCGAACATGATGAGAGCAAAAGTCCCACCACTGTAATCAATAAGAGTGATCGTTTCATCATAGATAATTAAGTTAATGTTTAAGGATATACGTTTGGGGACGTATTTATAGTTGTTAAATTATGAAAAAAATGGCTAATCCGCTTACTTTAAACGGGATAAACAACATATTAATATCGATACAGTTCAACTAATTCCGATTCGAACCGATTTTTGGGCAAATAATTTGTTTCGAGTGATCTTGCAAAGGGAACCGGGGTTTCCAAACTGCCCACCCTTTTGACGGGAGCGTCCAAATATTCAAAACAATTTTCCATCACCATGGCCGATATATCGCTGGCAATGCCCCCGAACAAAGTATCCTCTTGCAGTATGATCAATTTGCCCGTCTTTTTCACCGAATCGAAAATGGCTTCCTTATCCAAGGGTTGAAGCGTTCTCAAATCCAGCACATCCGCATCAATCTCTGGGTATTTTTCCAAAACTTCCAGCGCCCAATGCACCCCTGCACCGTAGGTTACCACAGATAGGGATTCCCCCTCCTTCAACAGTTTGGCCTTGCCAAAAGGCAATGTGTAATAATCCGTAGGAACATCTCCCTTAACACTGCGGTACAATCCCTTATGTTCAAAAAACAGCACCGGGTTGGGGTCGTTGATCGCCGTGTTCAATAATCCTTTTGCATCATCCGGGAATGCGGGGTAAACGACTTTTAAACCTGGTGTTTTGGTGAACCAGGCCTCGTTGGTCTGGGAATGGAACGGCCCCGCCCCTACGCCACCACCGCAGGGCATGCGTATTACCACATCGGCTTTTTCGTTCCAACGGTAATGTACTTTGGCCAAATAATTTACGA from Flagellimonas oceani encodes the following:
- a CDS encoding ATP-binding protein yields the protein MKLTQLQRVIVAILYLVVLFILFTIIDGNYNDLLWDTSNDKRIWFFSGALLIILGKYIAEPFFSKPTDAIANSLALLITLLTITDKSKFVFYEVVLAISFLVLFSSLLTIFLKNFEGEIVDKINRIAYKFSTVVGNSRVLFSFIYIPAIYSYFLNIDNPDVVAFVVLLAFWICIVFFDIIGKAVEFLGSLFKNEKLDVEELGTAISCENPLLYHVEIDYLKHKKSSVTLGDLVTIENEKLSKSIGIIINKKQLLNKLWLEIYLLTDEDNEPIKIPQNHRLAYDGLKSILKSLNSVSKINSLDSLPSTIKNKVTKSKLYLNRENFIGYIEKGSNINKIVFQHLGSNEINEGEIVTSTIYENETIYQLMDGLTGEEPLEFKDRYGYELAYARKLGFYDEDQHELKTRKWLPKIYEPVFGFSNGNISEEQLKNIAENSIGRLPGTNFHIPIKDYHSLVTHNTAILGILGIGKSRLTFELVKKLLDNIEDLKIVCIDITNEYMLDSKLPKYIDDALIKADDQNAFNSINATYNHIHIDGQKQIPEKSGNQSLYRKEVKKDLINFFFNQEELPENFEFNNDKRVRIYNPDLHKASKGEKIGFNVIATSMTQTEKTRIISEEILKVLMHYPPSENNTARVLIVFEEAHSLIPEWNSVANEGDKTAVNGTAKVLLQGRKYGLGSLIITQRTANISKSVLNQCNTIFALRVFDDTGKQFLENYIGTDYSNTLPTLEERQSIAVGKALKLKQPIIIQLNDMKYIMKNQEQEQQEE
- a CDS encoding PQQ-dependent sugar dehydrogenase, which produces MKMYTLTQRSIFILMLLTAFVACKENKKDQEEPTQEEVAENTETTTDLPLDRLNLPDGFSIDVYAENIEGARSMAMGDDGTLFVGTRNEGKVYALKDSDGDYKVDKTYTIASDLEQPNGVAFKNGDLYVAAVSKMFKYADIESQLENPKEPELVYDDYPTEFHHGWKYIAFGPDDKLYVPVGAPCNICDSATVDKRYASITRMDLDGSNREIVAHGVRNTVGFTWHPETKELWFTDNNRDMMGDDTPPGELNKLTEVGQHFGYPFCHGGTIKDPEYGDQRPCSDFVAPVQPLQAHVAALGVKFGQGPMFPDTYTGHAFMAEHGSWNRSKKVGYRVSMVKLENGEAVSYEPFIDGWLDEESQEAFGRPVDLLFLQDGSLLISDDEGNAIYRVTYKG
- a CDS encoding DUF4251 domain-containing protein, which translates into the protein MKSILKFGAYLFLLMSVACASSKDQSSPEAIAALDKMIQNQQFQIDANWAQPMASQGLNSIANAGLLPFGSTASRIDISGSGGYLRMVGDSVEADLPFFGERQLGGFYNQNKAGIKFEGIPRDFSVSPNKKDSGKTMRFNISNESENYQVIAQLYPNGNARLTVSSSHRTNIWYQGDLSEYQKKE
- a CDS encoding EamA family transporter: MAKSSNSVLVILAFFAIYFIWGSTYLLNKIAVMELEPFMLASCRFTVAGLCIFILAKLMGISLRITKKQLLNSVIAGILFLSVGNGLVVWALRYVDTGFAALEISSQPLIILLMMRILQGKKIQPMSVVGVVLGIVGIYLLVSQKQIIAQEESIVGMAMIFFCMLCWAYASLFVAKADLPTNYFVNTGYQMFFAGLILSLMSLGFGEEWSSPLAWSGDVQISMLLLIFFGSILAFTSFNYLLKTVSPEKVATSTYVNPIVALLLGWYFLDEQITLQSILAAAILLTGVYFINTKKTLAIFERFKR
- a CDS encoding OmpA family protein, encoding MKNIVLKGATAFLALTMIISCDAVKNANNTQKGAAIGAGGGAVIGGVIGNNVGKGNTALGAIIGAVVGGAAGGYIGNRMDRQAEKIEQEIPGAEVQRVGEGINVTFSGENGVYFDTNKSDIKGASATTLDKLAGIFKEYPKTNILVEGHTDSDGAADYNMGLSQRRAQAVTSYLVSKGISSGRFTTKWYGEEQPIESNETASGKAANRRVELAIIASDELKEEAKEQTEN
- a CDS encoding lipocalin family protein, with product MMKRSLLLITVVGLLLSSCSVSKSARTQRDLFSGTWNLDNVYYQNASGNFKSTIFNDAEDICFEDSEWFFRDNNSTGRYTIAPSSLCQGGDRFFRWSVVEPEQNYQSQLQFKFIDENRKDISGGYGYRLNIVSLSEQSMTLNSNVSVDGQSVTIVYEFSKK